In Struthio camelus isolate bStrCam1 chromosome 3, bStrCam1.hap1, whole genome shotgun sequence, the DNA window GCACCTCCATATGTTGAAGCTATCCCTGCTAAGATACAGGATTCAAATTGGGATTCAAACAAGTACATGACAAAGGCCATAGAGAAGCATAACATGCAGCAGCCTGGGAAGAGGCTTAAAAGTCAGGAGTGAGGGGGAATGCAGGGTAGTAGATAAACTTGCTGAACACACTGGATAATGAGGAAGGAAGTGTGGCATGACTGAACAAGCCTCATTCATTAATATCGAAAGCGGGACAGGTGCTGGCTTGGTAGTCAAGATTAAGAGTTGATATTTAATCTCCTGACAGTCTGCAATCCTTTCAAGAGTGCTGCTATGGTCTGTAGACCATCAAATCTGCTCAAGTTTTTTTTGTATGAGCTTCTATATGAGCTACCACTGAGGATTCAGATTTGGAGGGAaaattcctctcctttcccaaTACCAAGAGATCCTAAAATAAAGAAGTGTGGTGTTAGTTCTTAGACTCTTTTGGCAGTGTCTTTCTTTAATAAGAAGCTGGAGAGATTGCTTTCTAACTGCCTCAAGATAGTATCCTCCCACTGGGAGGAAAATGCATCTCCTCTTCAAGCTCAAAATCAAGCTGAGTGTGAAAACAAGGGGTTGTGCTTGCTactgcttttgaaagaaagaagggagaaaaatagcaaaaaaaaaaaaaaaagaaaaagaaaatggtgcTGTTTTGGGGGTACAACTTCAGTTATGAACTTACTGGAATGGAAGCTTAAGGGAGAAGAGTTTGGGAAGCCTGGCAGTCTTCTAAAGATTAAGTTAGGAGTACAAACTCTCAGTGAGGAAAGAATATGGAAAGTGTAGTGAGATCAGCTTGTGTCTAAAGTCAGCGAAGAGCTTGTGACTTGTACAAGAAGGAAAACATACAGGAAGTACTCATCTGACCTAGTTTCCATGGATGAGTGCAAAAGCACAGTGCAAACAAGCAGGGACAAATCTAAAAATCCGGATTACCTCATGACGTGCTGCTAAACAAAAGGTTCAAGGGCAAAAAGAAATTACTCTAGAAATATGCCAGCAGAAACCTAAGAAAAAGTGtcatttcctcccccccccccccacctaccACCACAGTAAATAAGGAAAGCAACAACCAAAGCAGACTGCTgaaatgtttaacttttttttttaatcttctaactGCAATGATTTCATAGAAGGGGTAACATTTTGGACTTGAATAGGCTAGAGGAAGCTAGCATATGTCTTCAAATAGATCAAGCCTTGTAAACATGTAATGGGCTGGTCAGTCACCTCGGAAACTAGTTGTTCTCCAAATATATGGAGGGTGGATAAAGTAttaagaagggaagagaaaactgaACAAACCTGATAACTTTATATCCTTTTCATTCTTTAAGGTAATAAATACAGCTATTTAAGTAATCAAGTTGACAACGAGAGAGCTCAGTGGCTTTGTTTGATAGATCATGCCAATGTTGGCTAACTTCTTCCTAGGATGAAAATGGATCTTACGTTCATTTTAAAACGACACCATGTTAATGCAAGCTAGGGAAATACTGTGGGCCTGGGTGCAAACTGGTAAAAGTGTATGTTCTTTTTAAGTGATAAAGTGAGATTTTTGTAATCCTGATAAATCCAGGATCAGAACCTGACTCAGGTTGGATGACAATACAGTATCTGCTAAACTTGCAGATTGGGCAGTGCTGGAAAGGAATGGCTGTGGCATTTTCAGGATAGAATGGAAGTCAATTCTGAAAAACTGGGACTGTTGTTGGATGAGGAAAGATGAAGCTCAGAAGAAACAACTGCAGGGTTGTGCTTTGAAATCTGAGAATGGGGAACTACTGATTAGATAATGGTAGTCCTGCAGCAATAAATCTGGTGTTAGTCATGCACCAAGAGTGTTGTACTGATGTGAACAATAACTGTATAAAGTGGCCAACACCTCTGCTTTACTTAGTATTGTCCTCTTTGGATATCCTGAACAGGTGTGAgcagtgcgttatgacaaactgGTACAGTAGAACAGGAGTTCAGCCTCTTATTTCAGCAACTCAACTTCTGTACTAGTTAGTGTACTCCTTGAAGCTTAAATGGAGAAAGCTCAGGGCAGTATACTTCTGCATGGAGGGCTGACTTCTATCTCAGGACTTAATCTGAAAGCCCATACTTTAAAAAGGGAATCTGATTCTACTTCCAGTTAGATGCTGTGGTTTCAGATATGTGAACACTGTTTGAGGGGCACAAAAAGGCAGAGAAGCGAAAACCCCTTTCTCtcatcttcctttctcccccttAGAAGTAATGAGGTAATTCACAGATGAAGACGTTGATATCTATTGAAGGCGTGAGCAGTCAGAACTTGAGCCAGAAGGCTCAGTCCTTAAACAACACAACCATGGGCTGTTACCAAGATGCAGCTGTCTTCTTCCAGGCTGCGCTTGCTTTGGGAAAGAAGCAGCTTAGAAGGTTGACAGTAAGACTGACTTTCCCAATACCAATTAGACTAATCAGAACtactgttttggggagggggaggatgaagtgaagaaagataagaaaaggcaatctgagcagagaaaaagaaagttggtGTAACGTTCAGGAGCCCTTAGAAGACTCTCTGCACAGGCAACATGACTACTTTTAAGTAATCTCATCACTAATAcagctttttcctcccctccttaaaGCAAACTACAAATCTGAACCTTCCTCCTGAAGATCTCGATTCATCTGGTGATGACGATGATACTTTTTCAGGCTCAGGTGCAGGTGAGTTATTAGCACTTATAGTATTGAGGCTTGTACTTGAGTCTCTAGAGTGTGGCGCCCTGGATTTTAATGTGCATCctggttaaaagaaaaacaacacccCTTCATGAATATGAGAACAAGGAACAGAGAGAGGCCCTAATCTATTCCTCTTGTACTGCTTCAGCTACTAACAGTCAGCAGAAAATGAGTTGTAGGAGATTTGAAATGGAGTGGAAACAGTTTCTGCTGCATGTTGCTACTAATATGAGAAATCACTTGCAGAATGTTATGAAACTACAGTGATTCTGCACTTGTGGGGCAGAGGAAGCCTAAGGACCTTTTGCCTCACTTAGGAGTTGGTAGGAGATACCATTTGAGGGTGTGTAAAACCACTAGCTGCCAATGTACATCCAGTGCGAGTTTTATCTGTCATCAGATGTGCAAGTTCCCAAcggccatgtttttttttttaaagcggaATAAAAATTTTTTTAGGGTGGAGAAAAAGTCTGTCAGAATGATTGCTAAACTGCATGAGAGACACTTTTGGCATGCAATATTGAATGTGAAACCCTGCAGTTTAGGAGATGTTACTGAGAATAGAGCAAGCTATTGAAAACAGAAACATGGTATCCTTCTGTTTGCCTCCAGCCACATGTTTGTATTGTAGATGAAATTCCCCAGGAATAAGACCATGAAATCAGTGCCAAAGGCACCAATGGCTAAAGGTGCTGAGATTACAGGTGACTGCTCTAAATCACATAACAAAAATCTGTGGGATGAGACTCAAATAACCATCCTTGACCAACCAGCGTACTGAATAGCAGATGTCCTTGTAGGCCTGTCTGCAGAGAGACTAGTGCTTGTGCCCTCGAGGAAAACAGATGACTACTGATGTAGTCTTCTAGACAAGGTCTGTCCCTACTTACTCCACTGAAAAGGATAAGGAATTGCAATGTGAACTATTATTCCTAAAATTGGCTTTGCAGGTTAGGCTTCCTCGCTTAGGCAAACGTCCTGAAGATACTATCGCGAGGTCTCTAAACTGGTTAAGCATAACATTTTGGTTTTCCAGGTCCTGTGACAGACCAGTCTCTCACCTGGAATATCCCAGCAGAACCAACTAATTCCTCATTACTGGCAATACCAATGGATTTCAATGAACAGCTGTTTCCTGGGATTGAGAGCCGAACTGAAAAGGAAGCAATATCTCCATCTGCAACTAGTAGTGTAGTGACAGAGGAGCCAGTTGTAGCTGTGAAGATTGAAATACCCAACCTGGACTCACCTGCTGAGAGACCAACAAATGACACGGTTATAACAACAATGAGAAGCCTCACTACTCACTTGCCGTTGGTGGTTCATGTAACTCCTTCAGAAGCCTCAAGCACAGTCCATGGCCTGGAACCTAATATCCCTGGCTCTGATGTGCTGGATACTAAAGATGTGCTTGAGCCCCACTCCCCCATCTATCATGAGGGAGACTTTACTGCTGCCCCCACAACGATGGCTCCTGAGGATGCAGTTCTTGTACATGAGGAGGTTCCGGAGGATGGCTCTGGAGATCCGGTGAGGACTAAGAGCTTTGACACCGTTTTCAGGGAGATAGCTGTAGCAGTGGGTAGTAAGTTGGACCTGCAGGAAGAGGTGGTAACTAGCCCAAACTAATGATCGGCTTAATATGTTACACTGGTGGAGGTTTTAGCTGAAAAAAACGCAAAACTGCGGAAAGTCTCCAGTAACAGACATGATGAGAAACATGAATAACTTGCTGTGTATGTCCCAACAGGGAGATTTCATCTTGATTAAAGATGAGGATTTGGTCCCCACCCAGAACTCTGAAGTGCCGGCTGACTCTGGAAGGGATGCCAAAGCAGCAGGAGCATCAGGAATAATGGACAGAAAAGAAGTTCTTGGAGGTACCTGATATTCTAGATTTCTGATCAATAAAGGCAGACCCTTGTAGGAGTCTTTCCAGGCAGCAGAAGCTGTGATTCTGCAAGTAGATCTCGGAGCATGAAGGCAAGACTTTTACATTAGGCCTCTGAAATGAGGGTGGTAATTCATAATTCTGTGTTGCTGAAGCAAATATTAATGGGCTAATAGCACAGTGGCCGCCTCTAGGCTATCTGGAATTTTACATTTAAACCTATTCTTTTACTCCACTCAAATTACTGTAAAACTGTTCTGATGCTGCCTGAGTCTAAAGAGCAGTAGAGCTGAACAACATAGCCTTGCTCCATTCATTGTGCTTTGCAGCATGGCTTAGGGGCGGATCTATTTCTGTAGGTTTGCCTCATGTAGATGAGTAGGCTCATGGTAATGGAAAGATGACAGGTCTTGGTTCGTGGGGCAGAAGGGCAAATTCATTTTTGAAAGTCCTGAAACTGGGACCGTGTTGTCAGGAATAACATAGAAGCATAGAATCATAAAAGTGTTATCTGGCATGATATCTAGAGTAATTTGTGGCCTTTTCCCCTTTCTAGGTGTTATTGCTGGAGGACTAGTAGGCCTGGTGTTTGCAGTGTTTCTAGTTGCTTTTATGCTgtacagaatgaagaaaaaagacgAAGGAAGCTATTCACTAGATGAACCTAAACAGTCTAATGGAGGATACCAAAAACCACACAAACAAGAAGAATTCTATGCATAAACACTGATCTTCAGGACACTTCTAATTCCATCTTTCTTAGACTCTTCTCACTGCACGTGGACCTCCTTGTGCGCTTTGCATTAAACTTAAGCCATATGATCATTGGGTATTGTCCTTACCATCTTGCCATTGGAAATTTTATAACTACAAAGTAGATCCGGATACACTGAACATTCCCTGCTTTCTTGcacaacttttttgttttgttttttttttgtttttaaacagaagtggGACTGCAAGCTCCTCAACTTGCTTTGGTTTATCTAAAGACTGATGGGGCAGGCCTTGGGAAGAAGATAAGGGAGCACTGTATGTAAACCTCTTGATATTTAGGGAAAGGGCtggcaaaaataaacaattaacaGTGCTCAAATTCCATATAGCAGGGATTCTTCCTATTTAACTCATAGCTGTGTTTTAAGTGTAACAAatctctgctctgggcagaagTTTGGTACACTGCAATTCTCTAGCTCTTTCTAGCTGCCATATTTGGAGCACTTAATGGCTATGAAACATCAAGCCGAACATGATTTCCAGTGAAAGGAAGTGTGAGGGGCAGGGTAAGCAAATGACTGTCATGTGGTTTAAAATAACTTATATTTTGGAAAGATTGCATCACATTATCCCATACTCAAAACTAACTCCTAAACAGCTgattcagtttttctgttttgttttgtcttagtACCTGCAAGACCCCAAAACTAAGTGGAGAATACATTTTACTAATAGCATTGGACTATCCTTCTGCCCTCTTGCTCCTTGTAGACTTAAATttaagaaatggattttttttctaaacggTCCCATCTCAAACATTCCCTCCTAGGTGCCAAATCTAGGCTTGGCTGTTGTGCTGTAAATCCTCTTATCCCGTGCTACTGTGTAGTCACCAGGTGACTGATGGTTTGTTCTAGCACCTACCTCTCTGTGCACTGTTTACAGTGGTTGCCTCAGAAC includes these proteins:
- the SDC1 gene encoding syndecan-1; this translates as MINAVAVWLVALCFQAAVSQTTNLNLPPEDLDSSGDDDDTFSGSGAGPVTDQSLTWNIPAEPTNSSLLAIPMDFNEQLFPGIESRTEKEAISPSATSSVVTEEPVVAVKIEIPNLDSPAERPTNDTVITTMRSLTTHLPLVVHVTPSEASSTVHGLEPNIPGSDVLDTKDVLEPHSPIYHEGDFTAAPTTMAPEDAVLVHEEVPEDGSGDPGDFILIKDEDLVPTQNSEVPADSGRDAKAAGASGIMDRKEVLGGVIAGGLVGLVFAVFLVAFMLYRMKKKDEGSYSLDEPKQSNGGYQKPHKQEEFYA